GTAGTGTGATCTTTATTaagatcttgtgagttgggtagTAGAGAGGAGTTATTTGAGAGTACTAGAAGAGCACTCATTCACTTGAGCACTGATATGCCTTGTTAAGTTATaagtgaagcatttgttactcttgaatgtgttcctcctagacggctaggcatCGCCCAAGATCtaccaaggtgtggtgagccacGGGACAGTTtgtgcaggtcaagcttcgccTCCGAAAGGAAAGAAGCTAACTAGTGAAGTTGGGAAAGGGTTAAGTGCAACCCGGCTTCCTTGAAAGCATCCAACGGATATGTAGAATTCATCCGGTGGTGAATCTGAATTTCGGTGAAACAAATCATTGTGTCCCCTCACTGGTTTGCATACATTTCCCCTACACTTCTACTTAATTATTAATCTCCTTACATTGGTTGATCTACTCGGTTGTTAGTGTTTGTGAAGTGCAAGAACTTTGTGTTTCTACTAAAGATACATCATTTGAGCATACTCTTTTGAGACTGGTTTGATCTTTACATCTCTTGCTTAACATAAGGTTTAAGGGGTTGTCACTGCCAGGATAAAACCGGAGATTCCGATTTTCAGACAATGAGATATTCTTTCGATGTTTAAGGCGTGTGTTTCATATCTTCGGAAAATTCCGGAGAGTTTTTCGGAGATTCCAAAAGTTTCGAAATTCTCCGAAAGTATTTTCAGAATATTCCGAAAGTTGTTGATTAATTTGTTTTAAGTGATGACGATTTTGGATTACTCCTATTCCCCCCCTCTAGGCaacatcaagatcctttcaccTACTACCCTAACCTATTTTATTGCTTGCTTCCACCGTCAGCCCACCCACCGGTTGTCTTGCATAGCCCGACCGGTGGTGCCCACTGGCCATCACTCTAAACCATGGATCCCTCCTCAACAATCTAAACCTAAACCCTAATCCTAATACAGTCGTCTTCTTCTACGATGTCGCAAAAAGAGTGTGTGTTGCTACAGCTAGCAATGCACGTGCGCCCTCAGAAAAATTAATAATTTTTTAGGTAACATATTTGAATCGTTCGTTTTGGATTAAACAGATCTGGCGTTTTGTACCTTGCATCGCTGCATCTTCTCGTACAATCCGTCCCACACTTTTCCGCGTCCTTTTAATGTCAATGCGTTATCTTCCGCTGCTAGGTCAACTACAACACCCTCAGCGCACTCTAGCTAATCTATTTTGCCACTCCTCCACAGTCAACACTGCACACCAGCTATCCTCGTTTGCTCCATATTCCATCCACCGTTTTGCCCGACGCCCACTTTCTCTGCCATCCAAACTGCTTCTGGAGGCATCCCTCTTGGCCCAGGAGGTGGTTATGGATCTCGAAAACCCTAAGCTCAAACCCACTCTGATACTTTGTATAGAAATGAAAGGAGACATGGTCGGCCCATAACGTCCATCACTTAGAGAATCACCAGATTTTATGAGTCCGATCTCTATCATTTATGAAAAAATTGGTTCACGTAAATTTTCTATGAGGTGTGGGGCATATTTGTAGGTGAGGCAGGAGAATGGATAAGCGAGTGGGAAGAGGAGataaagaggaaaaggaaggatCCCACTGCAAAGATGAGATTTGATGTTTCAAAAGGGGTTGAAAGTAAATATCCCAAATAGTAAATCCAACGGGTATATTTTCATCTGCTGAGAGATTCGACGACTGCATTTCGATGATGTCGTGGATCGGCTATTTTTGCTGAGAGGTCCATGgaattttatatatttatatattcgAATAGAGGAAAAAATGATTGAGGAATTAAAAAAGGAATCAGCCATACGCTGCCATCGAGGGCCCGAGCACGGCGCTGGCTGTTGGGTTCACCGTTCGCCGGTCTCCCGTGCACCTCACTCTCGTGATTTTCCCCAGGCGGCGATTATcgggcgacggcgccgccttCGCCGTTCTTGGTGCCGCCCTTCGCCCGCGACGAGCACCCACCAGGTATGCccgccccttcccttccctcccctccccttcccttcctgctgTGCGAAACCGAGCACCCCAAACCCTAATGTTAGCCATTTGTACTCGGATCTGAAACATTTACAATTATATGCATGTGTAGCACCTACTAACTTCGATTCTTTGCAAAATTATGGTCTCGTGTTACACCGCTCACCCCTCTCCTACACTGGGTTCGCCCCTGTTTACAGCTGCTGTAAGTTTCGTAATTTTAGGTAACATTCACTTCCATTTTTACAGGGTTTGAAAACATCTTGTATGCTCAGGGTTCGGCGCTGACTGGTGAAAATTGTTTGGGGGCTCTGAGGACCGAAATTCTGTGAATCAATTGTAAAGAGGTGTGGCTATTTGTACTTTCCGAGGTGTGAAGAAATGGAATGCAATAGAGATGAGGCCAAAAGGGCAAAGGATATTGCAAAGAAGAAGTTTGAAGCGAAGGACCTGCAAGGTGCCAGGAAATTCGCTCTCAAGGCTCAGGCACTCTTTCCCGATCTTGAAGGCATTGCTCAGATGATTGCCACCTTTGAGATCTATCTTGCTTCGGAGGTGAAGGTTGCAGGGGAGAAGGACTGGTACTCTATCCTTTCTGTTACGACAGCAGCGGATGATGAAACGATCAAGAAACAGTACAGGAAGCTTGTTCTTCTGCTACACCCTGACAAGAACAAGCAAGTGGGTGCTGAGGGTGCTTTTCAGATGGTCAAAGAGGCATATACAGTGCTTTCCGATAAAACCAAGAGAGCAGTATACGACCAAAAGAGGAATGTAAGGGCATTCCAACAGAGGACAACTCAATCAAGTAAGGCAAGTGCGGCTCCTGGTGCATCTAATGGCTTCTATAATTTCGCAGCTAATGCTGCTGCCGCCTCCAAGCCAACAGTAAACAAGAAAACAGCGGGACCAGCAACACCTGCCGTGCGCCGACGCCCACCTCAACCTCCACCACCATCCGCACCCTCTCCTGCACCTTCCTCTTCTACCCCTGCACCTGGGGCGAAACCTCCTACATTTTGGACCTCATGCAACAAATGCAAGATGAATTATGAGTACCTCAGGGTGTATCTGAATCACCATCTTCGTTGCCCTAGTTGCCGTGAGCCATTCCTAGCAAAAGAGGTACCAATACCACCAACTGAGACTCTGGTTCAGGATTCAAACAGCAGTGGTGCAAATAAAAATGCAAGAACTAATAGAAATATGCAGTGGGGTCCATTTTCAAGGGCTGCTGGTGCAGCTAGTGCCACTGcatcatctgctgctgctgctcaagcTGCTAATGTAGTTCATCAGACGTATGAAAAAGttaagagggagagggaggaggcacAAGCAGCTGCGAGAAGGGAGGAGGCTCTTCGTCGGAAGTACAATCCTCTAAAAAGGCATGGAAGCATGTCAGAGAACATTAATCATGGAACAGGTGATGTTGCATCAGGAAAGAAGATGAGGACTAAAGATTCTGGAGTTGGTTCTTCATCGGTCGTACCAGGTCCTGGAGCAAATTGTTTTAGAGTGCCTGGTGTGAATATATCTTTTTCAACCAACATTGGGGTCTATGAGTTTCAAGGCGTTAATGGTGGACTCAATTGGAAAACCAGGCCTCCAATCCACATAAGTTTAGCCAAGACCTTCTCTCAGTTGGATGTTAGGGGTCTTTTGCTGGAAAAAGCGAAAAATGACCTGAGAAACAAGCTAGCAGAAATAAAAAGTAAAACATCCAAAGTTGCTGCTAGTGAAAAAGCGAGCAAGAAACATGTGGTTAAGGAAAATGGAGGGGATAATGAAGCTCTCGCATCAGATGATCCTACTACCAGTAAAGATGTTCATGCTGATCCAAAAGAGATTTGTTCTAATATGAGCTCAGATGCTGAAAATGAAGATGATGACCCCTTGTCCTATAATGTTCCTGATCCTGATTTCCATGATTTTGACAAGGATCGCACCGAGGAATCTTTTCAAAGCGACCAAATTTGGGCTACATATGATGACGAAGATGGCATGCCTCGTTATTATGCATTTATTCAGAAAGTTCTCTCCTTGAAACCATTCAAGCTC
This portion of the Setaria viridis chromosome 7, Setaria_viridis_v4.0, whole genome shotgun sequence genome encodes:
- the LOC117864510 gene encoding uncharacterized protein, whose amino-acid sequence is MECNRDEAKRAKDIAKKKFEAKDLQGARKFALKAQALFPDLEGIAQMIATFEIYLASEVKVAGEKDWYSILSVTTAADDETIKKQYRKLVLLLHPDKNKQVGAEGAFQMVKEAYTVLSDKTKRAVYDQKRNVRAFQQRTTQSSKASAAPGASNGFYNFAANAAAASKPTVNKKTAGPATPAVRRRPPQPPPPSAPSPAPSSSTPAPGAKPPTFWTSCNKCKMNYEYLRVYLNHHLRCPSCREPFLAKEVPIPPTETLVQDSNSSGANKNARTNRNMQWGPFSRAAGAASATASSAAAAQAANVVHQTYEKVKREREEAQAAARREEALRRKYNPLKRHGSMSENINHGTGDVASGKKMRTKDSGVGSSSVVPGPGANCFRVPGVNISFSTNIGVYEFQGVNGGLNWKTRPPIHISLAKTFSQLDVRGLLLEKAKNDLRNKLAEIKSKTSKVAASEKASKKHVVKENGGDNEALASDDPTTSKDVHADPKEICSNMSSDAENEDDDPLSYNVPDPDFHDFDKDRTEESFQSDQIWATYDDEDGMPRYYAFIQKVLSLKPFKLRMCYLESKTNSEFGPLNWVSSGFTKTCGDFRTGKSETCDIVNMFSHQMKWEKGLRGVIKIYPQKGDIWAIYQNWSPDWDEDTPDSVLHAYDVVEVLDGYDEDHGINVIPLVKVAGFRTVFERQQDLNATMKIPKEEMFRFSHQVPFYRMSGEESPNVPKDSYELDPAAISKELLQGNTETVEANGTS